In Melitaea cinxia chromosome 11, ilMelCinx1.1, whole genome shotgun sequence, a genomic segment contains:
- the LOC123657899 gene encoding E3 ubiquitin-protein ligase RNF181: MADYYQEMGWRELEDGEQPNHLLHMARFLIDFGLYEDNFTGEWPRLPPAASKEAVKNLKEFVIEKESDKNCPICLKKFHLNDKAKEMPCQHLFHEKCILTWLDQTNSCPFCRFELPTDDEGYETFKKEKKRAEQRREDLETLHNSMFS, encoded by the exons atggccGATTATTATCAGGAAATGGGATGGAGAGAACTAGAAGATGGCGAACAGCCTAATCACCTTCTCCATATGGCCAggtttttgattgattttggTCTTTATGAAGATAATTTTACAGGCGAATGGCCCAg aTTACCACCAGCAGCATCAAAGGAAGCagtcaaaaatttaaaagagtTTGTTATAGAAAAAGAAAGTGACAAGAACTGTCCTATATGCTTGAAGAAATTTCACTTGAATGATAAAGCTAAGGAAATGCCATGTCAGCATTTATTTcatgaaaaatgtattttaacatGGCTCGATCAG ACAAATTCCTGTCCATTTTGCCGTTTTGAATTGCCAACGGACGATGAAGGTTATGAAAcattcaaaaaagaaaaaaagagagCAGAACAAAGAAGAGAAGATTTAGAAACTCTTCATAATTCCATGTTTAGTTGA
- the LOC123658036 gene encoding uncharacterized protein LOC123658036 produces the protein MSTSTEVVTSVGNSWIICRSNTYAGRIYYFNTMTGEAAWNLSETEIEKAKKRTSIIASQTGFQIDNCPEPKDSPRDLSNQIPSHSNKQKIPSRKMVPSKVYNKQIINNQFPRPNFPYTTPFNSLSSINPMQYSMVVNPTVNPTTFNAHFIFICFLFYLVEAEDFQQELSDVKSSNNINSKDKRTPFHQLISCDDVDDDIWFEENQNRSQSFKDSIDISPLRKFLQMENSFDIWYIVLDSNVLLNNITFLEILLNSDKQCRLMVPQAVMNKIEMATKSSLRTQAYGAAYFVLQKVDANIAVIGTENQQESNDDRAAILNCCTILTDQGYPVVLLTDDIEFHNLEGNTQYQVLTVNQVKNILSKTVSNAPKSNSLEDLTLSRSIVITIPNDVNKPSLNHVKENICKDAMAYPTEKYSKAINIPEDSASDNIVETNEMLKNNNSIGVQTNTINLLQNANDKRIGTSSSNNDEKMLNKNTRPTLNRTLSNGFNTKPDTEKQKLRGHKLRTKSISNLNKVNDNELTKSDNISEESHLPNCNSDRDFLVQNSFDDNSIIEKTSTGKSNTSNNVKMDNTQVENKTNNLVKVNCLPENTEIEDKNVMFEVTSSDMEECLSRKCDEFISRFVQIIEEASTQVLQQDPPFVLDTMPPPWTIYEATECIKRKFHNDNDIVDAANKLLNVLFVIGGLRGKITIDISPQKYMEMYSYGVYLIDALQGLLNNSEDLQIAAESLSKLLSDIENTNVNSDSRFEDSYTDILPETENNVTQEKSSNVEAITELVNPVNDKMATKSECKIVTFTNKSPEKKAKTESNISSHGSYTLRSSNKKLLQEKEEFSDKMKVIQNIDPESSFFMSLRLKRNENTNSDLDVNKPFDGDVNIEDRDNFETVNTENVCESVSKTNENVDTYNSEQENNFANEPKVIRNFTLCPEIENKLKEKKIAYDSWISKNSAYRNEMVSEETEEFDYESMENEYYGCDYEMYDAEDISELNSSDRCTENEESVISAEKTYIHFKDIIGKIEHNIRESFSLVHRFCEKCYTTLRSNERNNKKQEMQHIAEDTYLYLSNLCDALNSILSRESSDSAYRIQELLKLEELGEIVLEDNDLEGYRTFVTKCIEQGNVLKDSVQLVIDASRE, from the exons atGTCTACCAGTACGGAAGTAGTAACATCTGTAGGAAATTCTTGGATTATATGCCGGTCAAATACATATGCTGGtcgtatttattactttaacacAATGACTGGAGAAGCGGCATGGAATTTAAGCGAAACTGAg aTTGAAAAAGCGAAGAAGAGAACGTCAATAATTGCAAGTCAAACAGGTTTTCAAATAGATAACTGTCCTGAACCCAAAGACTCACCACGAGATCTATCAAATCAGATACCGTCACAttctaataaacaaaaaatacctTCTCGAAAAATGGTACCTTCTAAAGTGtataacaaacaaattattaataatcagTTTCCAAGACCTAATTTCCCATATACAACTCCTTTTAATTCCTTAAGTTCTATAAATCCTATGCAATATTCTATGGTTGTTAATCCAACTGTTAACCCTA ctACTTTTAATGCtcactttatatttatatgtttccTGTTTTATCTTGTAGAGGCTGAAGATTTCCAACAAGAACTATCTGATGTTAAatcaagtaataatataaatagtaaagataaaaggacaccttttcaccaacTTATTTCTtgtgatgatgttgatgatgacaTTTGGTTTGAG GAAAACCAAAATAGAAGCCAAAGTTTTAAAGATTCAATAGATATATCACCCTTAAGAAAGTTCCTGCAGATGGAAAATAGCTTTGATATCTGGTATATTGTTCTGGACTCAAACGTTCTTCTTAACAATATTACTTTTCttgaaattttgttaaattcag ATAAACAATGCCGCTTAATGGTACCTCAAGctgttatgaataaaatagaaatgGCAACTAAGTCTAGTCTCCGAACTCAAGCTTATGGAGCTgcatattttgttttacaaaaagttGATGCAAATATCGCAGTAATCG GTACAGAAAATCAACAAGAAAGTAATGACGACAGAGCCGCTATATTGAATTGTTGTACAATATTAACAGATCAAGGTTACCCAGTG GTGCTTTTAACTGATGATATAGAGTTTCATAATTTAGAAGGAAATACACAATATCAAGTACTGACAGTCAatcaagttaaaaatatattgagtaAGACTGTGTCGAATGCCCCTAAAAGTAATAGTCTTGAAGACCTAACATTAAGTCGAAGTATAGTAATTACTATTCCCAATGATGTAAACAAACCTAGTTTAAATCacgttaaagaaaatatatgcaAAGATGCTATGGCTTACCCTACCGAAAAATATTCTAAAGCAATTAATATACCTGAAGATAGTGCATCTGATAACATAGTCGAAACAAATGAAATgctgaaaaataataacagtatagGTGTtcaaacaaatacaataaactTACTACAAAATGCCAATGATAAAAGAATAGGGACTTCATCATCAAATAATGatgaaaaaatgttaaataaaaatacaagacCAACTTTGAACCGAACATTGTCCAATGGTTTTAACACAAAACCAGATACTGAGAAACAAAAATTGAGGGGGCATAAACTTAGAACAAAATCAATTTcgaatttgaataaagttaatgACAATGAACTAACGAAAAGTGATAATATTAGTGAGGAAAGCCATCTGCCAAACTGCAATAGTGATAGAGATTTCTTAGTTCAAAATAGTTTTGATGACAACTCTATAATTGAAAAGACATCTACAGGAAAATCAAATACAAGTAACAATGTCAAAATGGATAATACTcaagtagaaaataaaacaaacaatttagtTAAAGTGAATTGTTTACCCGAAAATACTGAAATTGaagataaaaatgtaatgttcgAAGTGACAAGTAGTGATATGGAAGAGTGCTTAAGTAGAAAATGTGATGAGTTCATTTCACGATTTGTCCAAATAATAGAAGAAGCTAGTACTCAAGTATTACAACAGGATCCACCGTTTGTACTAGATACTATGCCTCCGCCGTGGACGATTTATGAAGCGACAGAAtgcataaaaagaaaatttcataACGACAATGACATAGTTGATGCGGCGAACAAattgttaaatgttttattcGTAATAGGTGGCTTGAGAG gtaAAATTACAATTGACATTAGTCCACAAAAGTATATGGAAATGTATAGTTACGGTGTTTATTTAATAGATGCACTACag GGTCTGTTAAATAATAGTGAGGATCTTCAGATTGCCGCAGAATCTCTCTCTAAACTGTTAAGTGATATAGAGAATACAAATGTAAATTCCGATAGTCGCTTTGAAGATTCATATACCGATATACTTCCTGAAACTGAAAACAACGTAACTCAAGAGAAATCAAGCAATG taGAGGCAATAACAGAGCTAGTGAACCCTGTCAACGATAAAATGGCTACTAAAAGTGAATGTAAAATCGTGACTTTTACTAACAAAAGTCCAGAGAAGAAAGCAAAAACTGAAAGTAACATTAGCTCCCATGGAAGCTATACGTTAAGATCGTCGAACAAGAAATTGTTACAG GAAAAGGAAGAATTTTCAGACAAAATGAAAGTGATACAAAATATAGACCCTGAATCTTCCTTTTTTATGAGCCTTCGTCtgaaaagaaatgaaaatactAATAGCGATCTTGATGTAAATAAACCGTTTGACGGTGATGTCAACATTGAAGATCGAGACAATTTTGAAACAGTAAATACAGAAAATGTTTGCGAAAGTGTtagtaaaacaaatgaaaatgtagatacatataattcggaacaagaaaataattttgctaATGAACCAAAAGTTATAAGAAATTTCACGCTATGTCcagaaattgaaaataaattaaaagaaaaaaaaattgcctatgATAGCTGGATAAGTAAAAACTCTGCTTACCGAAATGAAATGGTATCTGAAGAGACTGAAGAGTTCGACTATGAATCAATGGAAAACGAATATTACGGTTGCGATTATGAAATGTATGACGCTGAAGAtatatcagagcttaattcttCCGATAGATGTACTGAAAACGAAGAAAGTGTAATCAGTGCAGAGAAAacgtatatacattttaaagatattattggAAAAATAGAACATAATATTAGGGAATCTTTTTCATTGGTTCACAGATTttg tgaAAAATGTTACACGACTCTGCGTTCAAATGAAAGAAATAATAAGAAACAAGAAATGCAACACATAGCAGAAGATACTTAcctatatttaagtaatttgtgTGATGCTTTAAATAG CATTTTAAGCAGAGAATCAAGTGATTCAGCATATAGAATACAGGAACTCTTGAAGTTAGAAGAATTGGGAGAAATAGTTTTAGAAGATAATGATTTAGAAGGTTAcag gACTTTCGTCACCAAATGCATTGAACAAGGAAATGTTTTAAAGGATTCCGTTCAACTAGTGATCGACGCTAGTAGAGAATAA